From the genome of Halorussus caseinilyticus, one region includes:
- a CDS encoding mannose-1-phosphate guanylyltransferase, translating to MAGVFDRQLVALVMAGGTGTRLYPASRSDRPKQFLSLGGGDSLLARTVSRVGFADEIYVSTAAAHADRVREQTPEAGVLVEPAAKDTGPALVYAAHRVREQVGECVLLCLPSDHLVAGGFESAARTAARAAVETGGLVAFGVEPTRPATGYGYVEPGDSDDEWAEIEQFREKPDAETAEQFVADGFYWNAGLFAWTPEALLREARDSPLGSLVAALDEGRPERGFREVESVSIDYAVMERTDDAYVVPADFEWDDVGAWDAVERVVEPDENGNATLGDALTIDAENNVVASDGETHVSAVGVDGLVVAAYDDRVLVAPKDEAQRVREVVAELRERGRF from the coding sequence ATGGCAGGGGTATTCGACCGACAGCTCGTCGCCCTCGTGATGGCCGGTGGGACCGGAACCCGACTCTACCCGGCCAGCAGGTCCGACCGACCGAAACAGTTCCTCTCGCTCGGCGGCGGGGACTCGTTGCTCGCTCGGACGGTCTCGCGCGTCGGATTCGCCGACGAAATCTACGTCTCGACTGCGGCGGCCCACGCCGACCGAGTACGCGAACAGACTCCGGAAGCGGGCGTCCTCGTGGAACCCGCGGCCAAGGACACCGGTCCGGCGCTGGTGTACGCCGCCCACCGCGTGCGCGAACAGGTCGGCGAGTGCGTCCTGCTCTGCCTGCCGAGCGACCACCTCGTCGCGGGCGGGTTCGAGTCGGCCGCGAGGACCGCGGCCCGCGCCGCAGTCGAAACGGGGGGGCTGGTCGCGTTCGGCGTCGAACCGACTCGACCGGCGACTGGCTACGGCTACGTCGAACCCGGCGATTCGGACGACGAGTGGGCCGAAATCGAGCAGTTCCGAGAGAAGCCCGACGCCGAGACCGCCGAGCAGTTCGTGGCGGACGGTTTCTACTGGAACGCCGGACTGTTCGCGTGGACGCCCGAGGCGTTGCTCCGAGAGGCCCGCGACTCGCCGCTCGGGTCACTCGTCGCGGCGCTGGACGAAGGGCGTCCCGAGCGCGGATTCCGAGAGGTAGAGTCGGTCAGCATCGACTACGCGGTGATGGAGCGCACCGACGACGCCTACGTCGTGCCCGCCGACTTCGAGTGGGACGACGTGGGCGCGTGGGACGCCGTGGAGCGCGTGGTCGAACCCGACGAGAACGGGAACGCGACTCTCGGGGACGCTCTCACTATCGACGCCGAGAACAACGTCGTGGCGAGCGACGGCGAGACCCACGTCAGCGCCGTCGGCGTCGATGGACTGGTCGTCGCGGCCTACGACGACCGAGTGTTGGTCGCGCCGAAAGACGAGGCCCAGCGCGTGCGGGAAGTCGTCGCGGAACTGCGCGAGCG
- a CDS encoding DUF7091 family protein, whose translation MDDRLESFLRSKIRSAGRQYADAKRAYASARRSALADLPQDDEGKAKIVCRRYAERRAVELDREARPACFDPDHPDCEGCVRDVRDGRIETW comes from the coding sequence ATGGACGACCGCCTCGAAAGCTTCCTCCGCTCGAAGATTCGGTCCGCCGGGCGGCAGTACGCCGACGCGAAGCGGGCCTACGCCAGCGCGCGCCGGTCCGCCTTGGCCGACCTGCCCCAAGACGACGAGGGGAAGGCCAAAATCGTCTGTCGCCGGTACGCCGAGCGCCGGGCCGTCGAACTCGACAGGGAGGCCCGGCCCGCCTGCTTCGACCCCGACCACCCCGACTGCGAGGGATGCGTCCGAGACGTGCGCGACGGCCGCATCGAGACGTGGTAA